A single window of Microbispora hainanensis DNA harbors:
- a CDS encoding GH1 family beta-glucosidase, translating into MRTALFPEGFVWGVSTSAFQIEGATDLDGRGPSIWDAFPGGAYGDPACDHYARHAEDVRLMQDLGLSAYRFSVSWPRVLPEGHGRVNGAGLDFYDRLVDELLRAGIAPYATLYHWDLPQALQDAGGWTARDTARRFADYAQVVSDRIGDRVDTWFTFNEPWVAAFLGHASGVHAPGLRSAADAFVSAHHMLLAHGLGLEALRARGAARAGVVLNLSPVLTPAQLGDMSTGIPEEDAEAVARIDALHNRQFLEPVLRGRYPAELLPLVEKAAGLGHIHDEDLDLIGRPIDLLGVNYYAPIAVQAQPSAPADPAFPGSEGVLFCSVPTAVTAMGWPIMPSALSVLLRRLSEEYPETELMITENGADFEDVVTADGIHDVDRISFIEEHLRALRASIDEGARVRGYLLWSLLDCVEWADGYRRKFGIVHVDFTTQRRLLKDSALWYRDVIKRNGLGAERPKRPTLETVAARAGVSRATVSRVVNGEARVSPDVRATVLRAVQELGYVPNAAARSLVTRRTDSVALVLSVPRHGGEALISAVVQYVTSVLEGAGKQITLMLADTAESHRRIVRHVEARQVDGVVLVPPDGPDTLTERLARTGVPVVLLGKPAIASLVPHVDVDNAGGARAATRHLLDRGRRRIGVVCGPMDLVAVQDRLNGHLATLHEDGLRPMIALAGLDGESGAAAARELLSGGQAPDAVFATSDELAIGAMEAARERGLRVPEDLAVVGFGDIHAASCTTPALTTVRVPAADQALALARLLLSRLDGRHTSSVVLPTRLVVRAST; encoded by the coding sequence ATGCGTACCGCGTTGTTCCCAGAGGGTTTCGTCTGGGGAGTGTCCACGTCCGCGTTCCAGATCGAGGGCGCCACCGACCTCGACGGCCGGGGCCCCTCCATCTGGGACGCCTTCCCGGGCGGGGCGTACGGCGACCCGGCCTGCGACCACTACGCGCGCCATGCGGAGGACGTACGGCTGATGCAGGACCTCGGCCTCTCGGCCTACCGGTTCTCGGTCAGCTGGCCGCGCGTGCTGCCCGAGGGGCACGGCCGCGTCAACGGCGCGGGGCTCGACTTCTACGACAGGCTCGTGGACGAGCTGCTCAGGGCGGGCATCGCGCCGTACGCGACGCTGTATCACTGGGATCTGCCGCAGGCGCTGCAGGACGCCGGGGGATGGACCGCACGGGACACCGCCCGCCGCTTCGCCGACTACGCCCAGGTCGTGTCCGACAGGATCGGCGACCGCGTGGACACCTGGTTCACGTTCAACGAGCCGTGGGTCGCCGCCTTTCTCGGCCACGCCTCGGGAGTGCACGCCCCCGGCCTGCGGTCGGCGGCCGACGCCTTCGTCAGCGCCCACCACATGCTGCTCGCGCACGGGCTTGGCCTGGAGGCGCTGCGCGCGCGGGGCGCCGCGCGGGCCGGCGTCGTGCTCAACCTCTCGCCCGTCCTCACCCCCGCGCAGCTCGGGGACATGTCCACCGGCATCCCCGAGGAGGACGCCGAGGCGGTGGCGCGGATCGACGCCCTGCACAACCGCCAGTTCCTCGAGCCGGTGCTGCGCGGCCGCTATCCCGCCGAGCTGCTGCCGCTGGTCGAGAAGGCCGCCGGGCTCGGCCACATCCACGACGAAGACCTCGACCTCATCGGCCGGCCCATCGACCTGCTCGGCGTCAACTACTACGCGCCCATCGCGGTGCAGGCCCAGCCCAGCGCCCCGGCCGACCCGGCCTTCCCGGGCAGCGAGGGCGTGCTGTTCTGCAGCGTGCCCACGGCCGTCACCGCGATGGGCTGGCCCATCATGCCGAGCGCCCTTTCCGTGCTCCTGCGGCGCCTGTCGGAGGAGTATCCCGAGACCGAGCTGATGATCACGGAGAACGGCGCGGACTTCGAGGACGTCGTCACCGCCGACGGCATCCACGACGTCGACCGGATCAGCTTCATCGAGGAGCACCTGCGCGCCCTGCGGGCCTCGATCGACGAGGGCGCCCGGGTGCGCGGCTATCTGCTCTGGTCGCTGCTCGACTGCGTCGAATGGGCGGACGGCTACCGGCGCAAGTTCGGCATCGTCCACGTCGACTTCACCACGCAGCGGCGGCTGCTCAAGGACAGCGCGCTGTGGTATCGCGACGTCATCAAGCGCAACGGGCTCGGGGCGGAGCGGCCGAAGCGGCCCACGCTCGAAACCGTCGCCGCCCGCGCGGGCGTCTCCCGGGCCACGGTCTCGCGGGTGGTGAACGGGGAGGCGCGGGTCAGCCCCGACGTGCGGGCCACCGTGCTGCGCGCGGTCCAGGAGCTGGGCTACGTGCCCAACGCCGCCGCCAGGAGCCTGGTCACCCGGCGGACCGACTCGGTCGCGCTCGTCCTGTCGGTGCCCCGGCACGGCGGCGAGGCGCTGATCTCTGCCGTCGTCCAGTACGTCACCAGCGTCCTCGAAGGGGCAGGCAAGCAGATCACGCTGATGCTCGCCGACACGGCCGAAAGCCACCGGCGCATCGTCCGGCACGTGGAGGCGCGGCAGGTCGACGGGGTCGTGCTCGTCCCCCCGGACGGCCCGGACACGCTCACCGAACGGCTCGCCCGCACCGGGGTGCCGGTCGTGCTGCTCGGCAAGCCCGCGATCGCATCCCTGGTGCCGCACGTGGATGTGGACAACGCGGGCGGCGCGAGGGCGGCCACCCGGCACCTGCTCGACCGGGGCCGCCGTCGGATCGGCGTGGTCTGCGGCCCGATGGACCTCGTCGCCGTACAGGACCGGCTCAACGGGCACCTGGCGACGCTCCACGAGGACGGGCTGCGGCCGATGATCGCGCTCGCCGGCCTCGACGGCGAATCGGGGGCCGCCGCCGCCCGCGAGCTGCTGTCCGGCGGCCAGGCCCCGGATGCCGTGTTCGCGACCTCCGACGAGCTGGCGATCGGCGCGATGGAGGCGGCGCGTGAGAGGGGGCTGCGGGTGCCGGAAGACCTGGCGGTCGTCGGCTTCGGCGACATCCACGCCGCCTCGTGCACGACCCCGGCGCTCACCACCGTGCGGGTGCCCGCCGCGGACCAGGCCCTGGCCCTGGCGCGGCTGCTCCTGTCGCGCCTCGACGGCCGCCACACCAGCTCTGTCGTCCTCCCCACGCGCCTGGTGGTCCGCGCCTCGACATGA
- a CDS encoding glycosyltransferase family 2 protein → MDTGSGQRVDRGIDVSVVVPAYNRRASLDRCLTSLLVQRVAKEIVVVDGGSRDGTRALLGLYAAHHPRVITVIQDAQPGTPGGARNRGLERASGRYVFFCDAGDHLAPDALARLVAVADRNGADVVVGRIAGARQGLRESADRASLTAVYDDLSCFKLFRRDFLERHAIRFDETQRRGEDMTFAVHAYCHARVISVVADGDCYYAERRSAEGGGEASARDPLGWLRVVRTPIEVMARHVPPGALRDRLLLRHLRRDVLAQLGVPFLAACEAEREKIAVEVADICGQWLTPGVRAGLDGVDAARVAALDDPDRLVRLALVEAAPLRHRLTGVEWRGDRLVIEGWAALGDMDGLPGGRSDGRSDGLPGDMGLTGAVGVVLRERASRQERVPFVTHGATGASFTAVLDVAALPPGVWDVHVAVECEGARRLARLGSRREPGVGVPAAHMVGGVVAVPFLTRSHGHLGLDLGGHVVRVPAVVRLTRTRWRGRRLRVEGRALVGEEAAAAAVRQVIWRERASGREHRERAVAAGPREFAAETAGLRPGTWDAYLELGLGGPPVRFPVKVAEADALDRPLRWWRGALRGGVAQWTIRPYATAVNRRLSVSVRVVTPLTVVRRMARHLRQR, encoded by the coding sequence ATGGATACGGGGAGTGGCCAACGCGTCGATCGGGGGATCGACGTCAGCGTCGTCGTCCCGGCGTACAACCGCCGGGCGTCGCTCGACCGTTGCCTCACCTCGTTGCTCGTGCAGCGGGTCGCCAAGGAGATCGTCGTGGTCGACGGCGGTTCGCGCGACGGCACCCGCGCGCTGCTCGGCCTCTACGCCGCCCACCACCCGCGCGTGATCACCGTGATCCAGGACGCCCAGCCCGGCACGCCCGGCGGCGCCCGCAACCGCGGGCTCGAACGGGCATCCGGCCGCTACGTCTTCTTCTGCGACGCGGGGGACCATCTCGCGCCCGACGCGCTGGCCCGCCTCGTCGCCGTGGCCGACCGGAACGGCGCCGACGTCGTCGTGGGCAGGATCGCCGGCGCCCGCCAGGGGCTGCGGGAGAGCGCCGACAGGGCCTCCTTAACCGCGGTCTATGACGATCTGTCCTGTTTCAAGCTCTTCCGCCGGGACTTCCTGGAGCGGCACGCCATCCGGTTCGACGAGACGCAGCGGCGTGGCGAGGACATGACCTTCGCCGTCCACGCGTACTGCCATGCACGGGTGATCTCGGTGGTCGCGGACGGGGACTGCTATTACGCGGAACGGCGCTCCGCGGAGGGCGGGGGCGAGGCGTCCGCGCGGGACCCGCTCGGCTGGCTGCGCGTGGTCCGCACGCCCATCGAGGTCATGGCGCGGCACGTGCCGCCCGGCGCGCTGCGCGACCGCCTGCTCCTGCGGCACCTGCGCCGCGACGTGCTCGCCCAGCTCGGGGTGCCGTTCCTGGCGGCCTGCGAGGCCGAGCGCGAGAAGATCGCCGTCGAGGTGGCCGACATCTGCGGCCAGTGGCTGACGCCGGGCGTGCGCGCCGGTCTCGACGGCGTCGACGCCGCCCGCGTCGCCGCGCTCGACGACCCCGACCGGCTCGTACGGCTCGCGCTCGTCGAGGCCGCGCCGCTGCGGCATCGGCTGACCGGCGTCGAGTGGCGGGGCGACCGCCTGGTGATCGAAGGATGGGCCGCCCTCGGCGACATGGACGGCCTGCCGGGCGGCCGGTCGGACGGCCGGTCGGACGGTCTGCCGGGCGACATGGGGTTGACCGGTGCTGTGGGCGTGGTCTTGCGCGAGCGCGCGTCGCGCCAGGAGCGTGTGCCGTTCGTGACCCACGGCGCGACCGGCGCCTCTTTCACCGCCGTGCTCGACGTGGCGGCGCTGCCGCCCGGAGTGTGGGACGTCCACGTGGCCGTCGAGTGCGAGGGGGCGCGCAGGCTCGCCAGGCTCGGCTCCCGCCGCGAACCCGGCGTCGGCGTTCCGGCCGCCCACATGGTGGGCGGGGTCGTCGCGGTGCCCTTCCTCACCCGGTCCCACGGCCATCTCGGCCTCGACCTCGGGGGGCACGTCGTGCGGGTCCCCGCAGTCGTACGGCTCACGCGGACGCGGTGGCGGGGCAGGCGGCTGCGCGTGGAGGGCAGGGCGCTGGTGGGCGAGGAGGCCGCCGCCGCGGCCGTACGGCAGGTGATCTGGCGTGAACGGGCGTCCGGACGCGAACACCGTGAGCGGGCCGTGGCGGCCGGGCCGCGGGAGTTCGCGGCCGAGACCGCCGGCCTGCGGCCCGGCACCTGGGACGCCTACCTCGAACTCGGCCTCGGCGGACCTCCGGTGCGCTTCCCGGTCAAGGTCGCCGAGGCCGACGCGCTGGACCGGCCCCTGCGGTGGTGGCGCGGCGCGCTGAGAGGGGGAGTGGCGCAGTGGACCATCCGGCCGTACGCCACGGCGGTCAACCGGCGGCTCAGCGTGTCGGTGCGGGTGGTGACCCCGTTGACCGTGGTCAGGCGGATGGCCAGGCACCTGCGGCAGCGCTAA
- a CDS encoding energy-coupling factor ABC transporter permease, which translates to MHVPDGFFDVPVSVGAGVFAAAGVAVCLRGAKRELDDRTAPMAGLVAAFIFAAQMLNFPVAAGTSGHLLGGALAAILVGPYTAVLCVAVVLLVQGFFFADGGLTALGVNITLMAIVTSVVGWAVFRLITRGAPRGRPTLVAASFVAALVSVPTAALVFTALFWLGGTAPIEPGSVAAAMVGVHLLIGLGEGFITALTVSSVLAVRPDLVYGARGMTRTLTLRTADGDVEVGPAAPEAPPARMGLRPVLVGGALVAVLLAGVVSFYASSAPDGLEKVAADKGLSAQEKPHAAENGPLAGYSVKGVENQRLSNGLAGVAGVALTVAAGGGVFYVVRRRRRGTDAMTPASAR; encoded by the coding sequence GTGCACGTGCCCGATGGGTTCTTCGACGTTCCCGTGTCCGTCGGTGCCGGAGTCTTCGCCGCCGCCGGGGTGGCCGTGTGCCTTCGCGGCGCGAAACGGGAGCTCGACGACAGAACGGCCCCCATGGCGGGCCTGGTGGCCGCGTTCATATTCGCGGCGCAGATGCTCAACTTCCCCGTGGCGGCCGGCACCAGCGGTCACCTGCTCGGCGGGGCCCTGGCGGCGATACTCGTCGGGCCGTACACCGCCGTTTTATGCGTCGCGGTCGTGCTGCTCGTGCAGGGGTTCTTCTTCGCCGACGGCGGGCTGACCGCGCTGGGCGTCAACATCACGCTGATGGCGATCGTGACCTCGGTCGTCGGCTGGGCGGTCTTCCGGCTGATCACGCGGGGTGCGCCGCGCGGGCGGCCGACGCTGGTGGCCGCGTCGTTCGTGGCGGCGCTGGTCTCCGTGCCGACGGCGGCGCTCGTGTTCACTGCCCTGTTCTGGCTCGGCGGCACCGCGCCGATCGAGCCGGGCTCGGTCGCCGCCGCGATGGTCGGCGTGCACCTGCTCATCGGGCTCGGCGAGGGCTTCATCACCGCGCTCACCGTGAGCAGCGTGCTGGCCGTGCGTCCCGACCTCGTGTACGGCGCGCGCGGCATGACCAGGACGCTGACGCTGCGCACCGCCGACGGGGACGTCGAGGTCGGGCCGGCGGCTCCGGAGGCTCCTCCGGCCCGGATGGGCCTGCGCCCGGTGCTCGTGGGCGGCGCGCTCGTGGCCGTGCTGCTGGCCGGTGTCGTCTCGTTCTACGCCTCCAGCGCCCCCGACGGGCTGGAGAAGGTGGCGGCCGACAAGGGCCTGAGCGCGCAGGAGAAGCCGCACGCGGCGGAGAACGGCCCGCTGGCCGGATACAGCGTCAAGGGCGTGGAGAACCAGCGGCTGTCCAACGGCCTGGCCGGGGTGGCGGGCGTCGCGCTGACGGTCGCGGCCGGAGGCGGCGTCTTCTACGTCGTCCGCCGGCGCAGGCGCGGAACCGACGCCATGACGCCCGCGAGCGCCCGGTGA
- the cbiQ gene encoding cobalt ECF transporter T component CbiQ, protein MSAGHHHPIYRPADTPVHRLPPQCKLAAVVAFAVFVVATPRERFWAFAVDALLLAAVAVAARVPAGVIVRRMAIEVPFVLFALAIPLIGTGERVQVLGLSLSAPGLWAAWNILAKATLGVVASILLAATTEPRMMLLGAERLRLPRLLVQIATFMLRYLDVILDQMRRMRIARESRGFVARDLRQAPVLAKSAGALFIRAYERGERVHLAMLSRGYMGEMPTIRDISATGRDWAMAGMLPCLAAVTALLAWSTT, encoded by the coding sequence GTGAGTGCCGGACACCATCACCCGATCTACCGGCCCGCCGACACGCCCGTCCACCGGCTGCCGCCCCAGTGCAAGCTGGCGGCGGTCGTCGCGTTCGCGGTGTTCGTGGTCGCCACGCCGCGCGAGCGCTTCTGGGCGTTCGCCGTCGACGCGCTGCTGCTGGCCGCCGTCGCGGTCGCCGCCCGGGTGCCGGCCGGCGTGATCGTCCGGCGCATGGCGATCGAGGTGCCGTTCGTGTTGTTCGCGCTGGCGATCCCCCTGATCGGCACCGGCGAGCGGGTGCAGGTGCTCGGCCTGTCGCTGAGCGCCCCCGGCCTGTGGGCGGCCTGGAACATCCTGGCCAAGGCCACCTTGGGCGTGGTCGCCTCGATCCTGCTGGCGGCCACGACCGAGCCCCGCATGATGCTGCTCGGCGCCGAGCGGCTGCGGCTGCCCCGGCTGCTCGTGCAGATCGCGACGTTCATGCTGCGCTACCTGGACGTGATCCTCGACCAGATGCGGCGCATGCGGATCGCCAGGGAGTCGCGGGGATTCGTCGCCCGGGACCTCCGGCAGGCCCCCGTGCTGGCGAAGTCGGCGGGCGCCCTGTTCATCCGCGCGTACGAGCGGGGGGAGCGGGTCCATCTCGCCATGCTGAGCCGCGGCTACATGGGCGAGATGCCGACGATTAGGGATATATCAGCAACTGGGCGAGACTGGGCGATGGCGGGCATGCTGCCTTGCCTCGCCGCGGTGACGGCCCTACTGGCGTGGAGCACGACATGA
- a CDS encoding energy-coupling factor ABC transporter ATP-binding protein, with translation MTSGSPSLTVSRLAYAYPDGTQALYGVDLTIERGERVALLGPNGAGKTTLVMHLNGILTAGHGTVEVAGLPVRADTLREIRRRVGLVFQDPDDQLFMPTVREDVAFGPANLGLRGAELDRRVRDALERVGMLDAIDRPPHHLSFGQRRRVAVATVLAMEPEILVLDEPSSNLDPASRRELAEILKSLDVTVLMVTHDLPYALELCERSLVMSEGVIAADGPTRELLADARLLAAHRLELPYGFAVPAQPG, from the coding sequence ATGACCTCCGGCAGCCCCTCGCTCACGGTGAGCAGGCTCGCGTACGCCTACCCCGACGGGACACAGGCGTTGTACGGCGTGGACCTGACGATCGAGCGGGGGGAGCGGGTCGCCCTGCTCGGCCCGAACGGCGCGGGCAAGACCACGCTCGTCATGCACCTCAACGGCATCCTCACGGCAGGCCACGGGACGGTGGAGGTGGCCGGGCTCCCCGTACGCGCGGACACCCTGCGGGAGATCCGCCGCCGGGTCGGGCTGGTGTTCCAGGATCCGGACGACCAGCTCTTCATGCCGACGGTGCGGGAGGACGTCGCGTTCGGCCCGGCCAACCTCGGGCTGCGCGGCGCGGAGCTCGACCGCCGGGTGCGCGACGCGCTGGAGCGGGTCGGCATGCTGGACGCGATCGACCGGCCGCCGCACCACCTGTCCTTCGGCCAGCGCCGTCGGGTGGCGGTGGCCACGGTGCTGGCGATGGAGCCGGAGATCCTCGTGCTCGACGAGCCGTCGTCGAACCTCGACCCGGCCTCCCGCCGCGAGCTGGCCGAGATCCTCAAGAGCCTGGACGTGACCGTGCTGATGGTCACCCACGACCTGCCGTACGCGCTGGAGCTGTGCGAGCGCTCGCTGGTGATGTCCGAGGGGGTGATCGCGGCCGACGGGCCGACGCGCGAGCTGCTCGCCGACGCGCGGTTGCTGGCCGCGCACCGGCTCGAACTTCCCTACGGCTTCGCCGTCCCTGCTCAGCCGGGGTGA
- a CDS encoding STAS domain-containing protein (This anti-anti-sigma factor, or anti-sigma factor antagonist, belongs to a family that includes characterized members SpoIIAA, RsbV, RsfA, and RsfB.), translated as MKLRLARQSLSNAVVVVAVEGELDLFTAPFLRDEIRDAIRDDGPTLVLDLAELSFMDSSGLSVLIEAWRLATSEGGAVCLASPQPPVARILRTTGLDRRIKVYPDVDTAILQHPE; from the coding sequence ATGAAGCTGCGGCTCGCCCGCCAATCGCTTTCCAACGCCGTCGTGGTGGTGGCCGTGGAGGGGGAGCTCGACTTGTTCACGGCTCCGTTCCTGCGTGACGAGATACGGGACGCCATACGCGACGACGGCCCGACACTCGTGCTGGACCTCGCCGAGCTGTCGTTCATGGACTCAAGCGGGCTCAGCGTGCTCATCGAGGCCTGGCGGCTCGCCACGAGCGAGGGCGGCGCCGTATGCCTCGCCTCGCCGCAGCCTCCGGTGGCCCGCATCCTGCGTACGACCGGCCTGGATCGGCGGATCAAGGTCTACCCCGACGTCGATACCGCGATTTTGCAGCACCCCGAGTAG
- a CDS encoding SDR family NAD(P)-dependent oxidoreductase encodes MDLNGAAAIISGGASGLGEATARELARVGATVVVADLNAERGKALADEIGGVFAHTDVADEASVQAAVEAAVATGKPLRAVISSAGIGWAERTVNRDGSPHNLASYRKVIDVNLIGTFNLMRIGAAAMAKTEPVDEDGARGVVINTASVAGIEGQTGQVAYSASKGGIIGMTLPAARDLAAIGVRVLTIAPGIIDTPIYGKIGDKNAEEFKAKLIAPVAFPKRLGKASEFGHLVRVLIENDYMNGEVIRFDGGIRFQPK; translated from the coding sequence ATGGATCTGAACGGAGCAGCAGCAATCATCTCGGGCGGTGCCAGCGGCCTCGGCGAGGCCACGGCCCGCGAGCTGGCCCGCGTCGGCGCGACCGTGGTCGTGGCCGACCTGAACGCGGAGCGCGGCAAGGCGCTGGCCGACGAGATCGGCGGCGTGTTCGCCCACACCGACGTGGCCGACGAGGCGTCGGTGCAGGCCGCGGTGGAGGCGGCGGTCGCCACCGGCAAGCCGTTGCGCGCCGTGATCAGCAGCGCCGGCATCGGCTGGGCCGAGCGCACGGTCAACCGGGACGGCTCGCCGCACAACCTGGCGTCCTACCGCAAGGTGATCGACGTCAACCTGATCGGCACCTTCAACCTCATGCGCATCGGCGCGGCGGCCATGGCCAAGACCGAGCCGGTGGACGAGGACGGCGCCCGCGGCGTCGTCATCAACACCGCGTCGGTGGCCGGCATCGAGGGCCAGACGGGCCAGGTGGCGTACTCCGCGTCCAAGGGCGGCATCATCGGCATGACCCTCCCCGCGGCCCGCGACCTCGCGGCCATCGGCGTGCGCGTGCTGACCATCGCCCCGGGCATCATCGACACCCCGATCTACGGGAAGATCGGCGACAAGAACGCCGAGGAGTTCAAGGCCAAGCTCATCGCGCCGGTCGCGTTCCCCAAGCGGCTCGGCAAGGCCTCCGAGTTCGGCCACCTGGTGCGCGTGCTGATCGAGAACGACTACATGAACGGCGAGGTCATCCGTTTCGACGGCGGCATCCGCTTCCAGCCCAAGTAA
- a CDS encoding crotonase/enoyl-CoA hydratase family protein, whose amino-acid sequence MSEVNSGPAAEPDAVLVEIVDGGVAVVTINRPKARNAVNGAVARGIAAAMDELDGSPDVSAIVLTGAGGTFCAGMDLKGFLTGDMPVVEGRGFGGITEAPPRKPVLAAVEGYALAGGFELALSCDIIVASEEAKFGLPEPKRGLVAGAGGIMRLPRRIPYHAAMEIALTGDHYPAARLYELGLVNRITYPGEALNGALELARTIAKNAPLALAATKRVIVESADWPLDEMFRRQSEIVGPIFASKDAMEGAAAFAEKRAPIWKGE is encoded by the coding sequence GTGTCCGAGGTCAACTCCGGGCCGGCCGCCGAGCCGGACGCGGTACTCGTAGAGATCGTCGACGGCGGCGTGGCCGTCGTCACCATCAACCGGCCCAAGGCCAGGAACGCCGTGAACGGCGCGGTGGCGCGCGGGATCGCGGCCGCCATGGACGAGCTGGACGGCAGCCCCGACGTGTCCGCGATCGTCCTCACCGGGGCCGGTGGCACGTTCTGCGCGGGGATGGACCTGAAGGGCTTCCTCACCGGCGACATGCCGGTGGTCGAGGGCCGGGGCTTCGGCGGCATCACCGAGGCGCCGCCCAGGAAGCCCGTCCTCGCCGCGGTCGAGGGATACGCGCTGGCGGGCGGCTTCGAGCTGGCGCTGTCGTGCGACATCATCGTGGCGTCCGAGGAGGCCAAGTTCGGCCTTCCCGAGCCCAAGCGCGGCCTGGTCGCCGGCGCGGGCGGGATCATGCGGCTGCCGCGCCGGATCCCGTACCACGCCGCCATGGAGATCGCCCTGACCGGCGATCACTATCCGGCGGCCCGGCTGTACGAGCTGGGGCTGGTCAACCGGATCACCTACCCGGGCGAGGCGCTCAACGGCGCGCTCGAACTGGCCCGCACGATCGCCAAGAACGCGCCGCTGGCGCTCGCCGCGACCAAGCGGGTCATCGTCGAGTCGGCCGACTGGCCGCTCGACGAGATGTTCCGCAGGCAGAGCGAGATCGTGGGCCCGATCTTCGCCTCGAAGGACGCGATGGAGGGCGCGGCGGCGTTCGCCGAGAAGCGCGCCCCCATCTGGAAGGGCGAGTAG
- a CDS encoding SDR family oxidoreductase has product MNDTQPLAGKVALVAGGTRGGGRGIAVELGAAGATVYVTGRSSTAGRSDLDRPETIEETAARVTAAGGTGIAVRTDHSDPEQVRALVDRIAAERDGRLDVLVNSVWGGDALMDWEHPLWEQDIDTGLRVLRRAVETHIITSRFALPLMVARRSGLVVEVTDGNTARYRGVFFYDIAKSTVIRLAVAQAAELKPYGVAAVAITPGYLRSEAMLDHFGVTEATWRDAIAQDPHFAHSETPAYLGRAVAALAADPGVMAKTGRALATWGLYKEYGFTDVDGTQPDFAAHWADALEEEHGPLGDPL; this is encoded by the coding sequence ATGAACGACACCCAGCCGCTCGCCGGGAAGGTCGCCCTGGTCGCCGGAGGCACGCGGGGCGGCGGACGCGGCATCGCCGTCGAGCTCGGGGCCGCGGGCGCCACGGTCTACGTCACCGGCCGCAGCAGCACGGCCGGCCGCTCCGACCTGGACCGCCCGGAGACCATCGAGGAGACCGCGGCGCGGGTCACCGCCGCCGGCGGCACCGGCATCGCGGTGCGCACCGACCACAGCGACCCCGAGCAGGTGCGCGCCCTGGTCGACCGGATCGCCGCCGAGCGGGACGGGCGGCTCGACGTCCTGGTCAACTCGGTGTGGGGCGGCGACGCGCTGATGGACTGGGAGCATCCCCTGTGGGAGCAGGACATCGACACCGGCCTGCGCGTGCTGCGCCGGGCGGTGGAGACGCACATCATCACGAGCCGGTTCGCGCTTCCGCTGATGGTGGCCCGCCGGAGCGGCCTGGTCGTGGAGGTCACCGACGGCAACACCGCCCGCTATCGCGGCGTGTTCTTCTACGACATCGCCAAGTCCACCGTGATCCGCCTCGCCGTCGCCCAGGCCGCGGAGCTGAAGCCGTACGGCGTGGCGGCGGTCGCCATCACGCCGGGTTATCTGCGGTCGGAGGCGATGCTCGACCACTTCGGCGTGACCGAGGCCACCTGGCGGGACGCGATCGCGCAGGATCCTCACTTCGCCCATTCCGAGACCCCCGCCTACCTGGGACGGGCCGTCGCCGCCCTGGCCGCCGACCCCGGCGTCATGGCCAAGACCGGACGCGCGCTGGCCACCTGGGGGCTCTACAAGGAGTACGGCTTCACCGACGTGGACGGCACCCAGCCGGACTTCGCCGCCCACTGGGCGGACGCGCTGGAGGAGGAGCACGGCCCGCTCGGCGACCCGCTCTGA
- a CDS encoding rhomboid family intramembrane serine protease, whose product MSDSGPGLPRPGRSMRERTSALLTGALGSAILMIVLVSVMWAIEIVDYVEDGRLDRYGIVAHETDGLPGILFAPFLHAGFGHLMANSVPLLILGFVAAIRGIGRFLAASLVVILVSGLGVWFTSPPDTLTIGASGLVFGYFGYVVARGLFDRRTLDIVLGVVVAVLYYSILWGALPTQPGVSWQGHLFGLIGGVLAAWLLRRRRPVTI is encoded by the coding sequence ATGAGTGATTCCGGGCCCGGGCTCCCCCGGCCGGGCCGGTCGATGCGGGAGCGAACGTCGGCGCTGCTCACCGGCGCCCTCGGCAGCGCGATCCTGATGATCGTGCTCGTCTCGGTGATGTGGGCGATCGAGATCGTCGACTACGTGGAGGACGGACGGCTCGACAGGTATGGCATCGTCGCCCATGAAACGGACGGCCTGCCCGGGATCCTGTTCGCGCCGTTCCTGCATGCCGGGTTCGGCCATCTGATGGCGAACTCGGTGCCGCTGCTGATCCTGGGGTTCGTGGCCGCCATCCGGGGGATCGGCAGGTTCCTCGCGGCGAGCCTGGTCGTCATCCTGGTCAGCGGGCTGGGCGTGTGGTTCACCAGCCCGCCGGACACCCTGACGATCGGCGCGAGCGGCCTCGTCTTCGGATATTTCGGTTATGTCGTGGCCCGGGGCCTCTTCGACCGCCGGACCCTCGACATCGTGCTCGGCGTCGTGGTCGCCGTGCTCTACTACTCGATCCTGTGGGGAGCCCTGCCCACCCAGCCGGGCGTCTCCTGGCAGGGCCACCTGTTCGGCCTCATCGGCGGCGTGCTGGCCGCCTGGCTGCTGCGCCGCCGCAGGCCCGTGACGATCTGA